The Psychrobacillus sp. FSL K6-2836 nucleotide sequence CATCCTTATAGCCACTCTCTTGTAGCACAGTAGCAAAATATCCGGAAACTGTGAGTGCCACGATCCCCCGAGGAGCAATCCAACCAATCAATATTTTTTCATTGTTCATTAGGTCCGTTCCAATGGTCGATAACCATATTGATAAAGGGCGAACGATAAACAACATTGCTAATACAAATAATACGATTTGCGGATTGAAAATTTCCAATAAGATACTTGGGTCTAAGGAGGCTGTTAACATTACAAAAATACTAGAAACAAGTAATACGGAAATATTTTCTTTAAAATGTCTCATATCATTGATGGATGCAATATGCATATTGGCCATCGTTATACCCATCGCGGTTACAGCAAGTAAACCTGTTTCATGCATAATTACATCTGAGAAAACAAAAACCAATAGTACAACCGCAAACACGACAGGTGCTTTTAAATACTCAGGTATTTGCCCTTTTTCAAACATTTTCCCCAAGATCCAGCCTAACAACCAGCCCAATCCCCCGGCAAAAATGGAACCTGTGAAAAAAAGTAAAAACGATGTGAACGATTCATTGCCATTTATAAACTTGATAGCTTCAAATGCAAACACCGCTAATAATGCACCAAACGGATCTACTACAATCCCTTCCCATTTTAGAATAGCGGCTGGTCTAGATTTCAACTTCGCTTGTCTAAGTAACGGCAAAATTACCGTCGGGCCAGTCACGATAAATAGTCCCCCGATAACAAAAGCGACAGCAACCGATAGTCCCGCAATATAATGCGCAGCAAGGGAACCTGCGATCCAGGCGATGAAAGCGCCAAGCGTTACAATTCGAGTAAGTGGCTTGCTAAAGCTCCGTACTTCACGAAAATCTAGATTAAGACTTCCTTCAAATAATATAATAGCTACGGCTAAAGAAATAAGCGGGCTAAACAATTCACCCAAGCTCTCCTGTGGATTGATAATACCCAAAACTGGTCCAACCAATAGCCCTACAATCGACATTAATACAATTGCAGGCATTCGAATACGCCATGCTAGCCACTGTGAAAATATCCCTAACACTACAACAAACATCAAAACAAATAACATTGAGTCTAACATAGCTTCTCCCCTTACTTGTTCACTTTTTCCCCATCAACAAAAATATCCTTTCGATTATCCCAATTGAATAATTCTTCTCGTGAAATCGGCTTTTCTTCTAATACCGGCGAAGTTTTAGCATTTAATATATCTAATGGTTTATAAATTGTTATATTCTTCTTTTTATTATGTATTGCGTAATAGTACATAGCAAAAGCTAGTTGCTCCGCTTCAATGGAGCGCATTCTTTTTAAAGGTCCTATTAATAAAGGATTTAATAGTTGGAAAATACCTTCAGATAGGCGCTCTGCTAAGCGAAACTCGCCTCGGTCTCCCGTAAGTAAGGACGGTTTATAAATGAAAAGATGCGGTAATTCCATTTCTATTAATCCCTCCTCCATCCTGCCCTTCACCTGGCTATAGAAAAAAAGAGATTTTTTATTGGAGCCAACTGCAGAGATCACATGAAAATTTGGAATCCCACGTTTTTTGGCTAAGGAAGCAATTCGTAGTGGGTATTCTAAATCTACTCTCTCAAAGTTCTTTTTTGATTTAGCTTTTTTCATCGTAGTTCCTAGACAGCAAAATAGGTCATCCGCAATATCTAAATCATTTTCCCCTAATTTATCAAAATCCTTTACTCGAATGTCTAATTTGGCATGTTTATAAGAAAAATCTCTTCTGACTATCACTGAAACTGCAGCATATTCTTCGCTCTCACATAATTGTTTTACTAAAAACTGTCCAGTAAAACCGGTTGCACCTACTACTATAGCTACTCTTCTAGCCATTTTACTTACCCCCTTGTCATAAGCAACTGTACAAATCCATACACTAAAGAGATAACTTTTAGAAAGGAAGATACAATTTGAAACTAGCTTATTTATTGAATACATTACCACACCGTGGACTTTACCCTGCAGATCGTGCAGTAGCATTGCTTTCTTCGTTAAAACCAACTAACTTCGAAATTTTTGTGCATAGTTCTAATACAAGCCTCATTCAATATTTAAAAAAACAGCAGATACAACCTCTCTTGTATAGAAATAATGCTCACTTAATCGAGGAAATGAAAGCTTTTAGCCCAACTTGCATCATGCATGATGGTGGAAATTCGGAAAAAGATCTAATCCGTCGTTTAAAAGTGTTGGGTAGTGCGCTTATTCATTTGGACGACCATGGAGATGGTGGGACTCTAGCTGATCTTGTTATTCAATCGCTGTATGAAAATCCAAAGGACGTATCGAAAGAGCATTATGTATTTGGTCCGCTTGGATATATTCCAGCCAAAAAAATTGTCTATAAAAATAATAACACGATACAGGATCCCCCGCATATAATCGTATCTTTCCCTCATGAAGATCCCGAAAATTTAACTTACCGAACTTTAAGACATCTTGTACAGCTTCATATTCCACTTCAGATTAGCGTATTAGTGGATGAACATTATAAGCATGACATACTGGAACTGAAACGATTTGCACTTACACGTAAATCCATACAAATTATCTCTACCTCGGAACCTGATATGTACCTTCCTAATAGTGATATTGTTATAACTTCTGGATCGTATATGCCATTCTTAGTTGCGCAATTTCAAATACCTTGCATCGTTCTTTGTGCACACGAGGAAGAAGTTAATTACGCATTCCCACAAGAAGGACATGGCTTCGCAAACCTAGGACTTGGTAGAAAGATAAAACAATCTTATCTACAAAATGCGGTGATGGAAATTATCCTGCATAATAATAGAAGAAACGCCTATATACAAAAACAGAAACGCTTTGATTTTAGTAATAACTTAGTAGAATTGGTAAAACTGATTGAACAAACTGTTTTAAGTTCGAAAGAAGAACAAGAAATCGTACGCTAAGTCCTTTTTTATGCTACAATAAATGCAAAATACTGAAGGTGATCGAAATGACAAAGTCACAGCTACAATCAGAAATTGCAGAGCTGAAATTGGACTATATTAACTTGCAAGGTGATATGGAAAAATTAGAATCAAATGGCCATCCTACTCAGGTTGAAAATGCTGAACGTAGACTAGCGAAAATGGAAGAAAAACTTGCAGAACTAAACAAACAGCTCGCGGAATTATAATAATCCGCAGAGCTTTCTTTTTGGAGGAAATAAAGACATGAGCTTATTAGTAGAAAATTTAGGACATACATTCGGAGATCGTACCCTTTTCAAGGAAGTTTCATTTCGCTTAGTCGAAGGTGAGCATGTAGGTCTTGTAGGTGCAAATGGTGTTGGAAAATCAACATTGATGAATATATTAACAGGAGAAATCATTCACGACGAAGGCCGGGTGGAATGGCTACCAGGTACCCATTACGGATACTTAGATCAGCACACTCGTCTAGAATCGGGTCGTACGATGTTTGATACGCTTCGCGATGCTTTTTTACCGCTTTATAAAAAAGAAGCAGAGTTAAACGAAATTATTGGCAAAATGGCAGAAGCTACTCCCGAAGAGCTTGAAGTGTTATTGGAGCAAATGGCAGAAATTCAAGATGCTTTAGATGCTGGTGACTTTTATTCATTGGATATGAAGGTAGAAGAGGTTGCTCGAGGTCTAGGATTGGACGCTATTGGGTTAGACCGCCCAGTGGAAGCACTTTCTGGGGGTCAGCGTACAAAGGTATTACTTGCCAAGCTATTATTAGAAAAGCCTAAAGTATTATTACTGGATGAGCCTACCAACTATTTAGATGAAGAGCATGTAAACTGGCTATCCAACTATTTGAAAAACTATCCCCATGCTTTTTTATTAATCTCGCATGACACTGAATTCATGAATGGTATTGTAGGAGTCATCTTCCAGTTAGAATTTTCAAAACTGACAAGATACACAGCATCCTACGAGAAGTTCTTAGAGCTTGCCGAGTTGAATAAAAGACAGCATATCGATGCTTATGAGAAGCAGCAGGATTTCATAAAAAAACAAGAAGACTTTATCGCTAAAAATAAAGCACGATACTCAACGACAGGACGAGCAAAATCTCGTCAAAAACAGCTAGACCGAATCGAACGAATTGATCGTCCTGAAACGGCTGCAAAACCAGAATTTAGCTTCAAGGAATCTCGCAGCCCTAGTCGCTACGTTGTAGAAGCAGAGCATTTGGAAATCGGCTATGATAAGGCGTTACTACCTCCATTGACATTTACAATTGAGCGTGGTGAAAAAATAGCCCTAGTCGGCATGAACGGGGTCGGTAAATCGACTTTACTAAAAACAATCCTTGGCAAAATACCTCCTCTAAACGGAAAAGTAACACGTGGTGATTTCTTAACCCCTTGTTATTTCGAACAGGAAGTAAAAGCCGACAATATCACACCGATCGAAGCTATCTGGGAAACGTATCCAAGCATGGGACAAGCCCAAGTGCGTGGCGCATTAGCTAGAACTGGTCTAAAGAGCGAGCATATCTCCCGTCCGCTATCTAGTTTAAGTGGTGGCGAACAAGCAAAAGTTCGTCTATGTAAATTAATGATGGAAGAAACGAACTGGTTAATCTTCGATGAGCCGACAAACCATCTGGATATACATGCAAAAGAAGAGTTGAAACGTGCTATGACCGAGTTCAAAGGCACAATTGTGCTAGTTAGCCATGAACCAGAATTTTACGAAGGCCTTGTAACAAAAGTATGGAACGTGGAAGAATGGTTCTCTACAGGTAAAGAGGTCATTAAAGAATAATGAATACATGGAGACCCTAAGTGTATATGCACTCAGGGTCTTTTCCGTTTGCTGATTATCAGCGAGTGTTCACTGGTCACTGGCTATACGAGAGACAACCTCCGGGCATCCGAGAGGGATTCTTCCTCATACGAGAGAGAACTAACCCTATCCGAGAGACAACCGCTATACGAGAGGGTTCGCTGGCTATATGAGAGCAATCTCCGGGTATCCGAGAGGGATTCATCCTCATACGAGAGAGACTTGACCCTATCCGAGAGACACTGCTATATGAGAGTGTTCGCTGGCTATATGAGAGCAATCAACGGGTATCTGAGAGGGATTCATTCTCATACGAGAGAGACCTGACCCTATACGAGAGTGTTCGCTGGCTATACGAGAGGATTTGCTGGCTATATGAGAGCAATCAACGGGTATCCGAGAGTGATTCCTCCTAATACGAGAGAGAATTAATCCTCTCCGAGAGACAACCGCTATACGAGAGTGTTCACTGGCTATACGAGAGCAATCATCGGGCATCAGGGAGGGATTCCTCCTCATACGAGAGAGACCTAACCCTATCCGAGAGACAACCGCTATACGAGAGCGACCACGGGGTATCCGAGAGAGAATTCATCCTATACGAAAGCCCCCCCTCCTTCTTCTTCGAAAAGAGTGTAAATCAAAAAATGCCTCCTATTTTCTTAATAGGAGGCTCTTACTATTACGCTAACACTAATGATTCTTTTGCAATTTCGTCATTCATTATTAATTCTTTCAAACGTTGTTTTGCACGGAACAATCTAGATTTTACTGTACCTATTGATACCTTCATTACTTCCGCAATTTCGATTAGGGAAAATTGATGTACATAGAAATACATTACTGTTTTCTGATATATACCATCTAATTCACTAACTTTGGTTCTAATCATTTCACCAACGTCTTCTTTCTCTAATTGCTCTTCAACTGTTAATACATCTGCTGCGATTAAGTCCAGCAAAGAAATATCTAATTGCTCTGGCTGATTTGCTACGTATTTGCTGCGTCTTACCTGTTTGCGGTATCGATCGCGAAATGTATTCATACAAATAGTCGTTAACCATGCTTTTACATGATCCACTTCTTTCATATAAGACTCGTATCGTACGACTTTTACCCAAACTTCTTGCATTAAGTCTTCAGCTTCTATTTGGTTTTTAGTTAATTTCAAAGATAAATAATATATATAACGATTATATTCCTCGTAAATTTCTTCTAATTGAACCTGCATGTTATTTTTCCTCCGCTCGGCTTTTCTTGTTAACTCTATAATGCCAAACTTTAACCTTACCCTCCATCGTATTCTCTTTCAGGAAAATTACAAAGGTGTAAGCCAAATATTAGGAGGTTAATCTAACGGCTATATTGCCGATACTTATTTTATCGGTATTTTCCCTGTTGATTTGCTACTTACTTACTTACTTACTTACTTACTTACTTACTTACTTACTTACTTACTTACTTACTTACTTACTTACTTACTTACTTACTTACTTACTTACTTACTTACTTACTTACTTACTTACTTACTTACTTACTTACTTACTTACTTACTTACTTACTTACTTACTTACTTACTTACTTACTTAAAACAATTATATACCCCACAAAAAAACAAGAGGAGTACTAGTCCTCTTGTTTTTCGGGTTCAGGCCATGTAGCCTCTTCTCTTTTCGTGATAGTCAACTTAACAATACGACTGCGATCCATTTCATTGATCTCGACCATTAAATCCTCGTAAGCGAATTGTTCATTCTCTTCTGGCACATGCCCTAATTGATCTAAGACAAAGCCACCGATTGTTTCATTTTCATTGACAATAGAAATGTTGAATAGTGAATTGACTTCTTCAATTTCCATTCTACCTGCACAGACTAAACGGCTTTCCGTCATCTCATGGACAAGAATTTCTTCGTCATCATCTGTTTCGTCTTCTATTTCCTGCCCAATCATTTCTTCTATTAAATCTTCATGGGTTACGATTCCAAGTGTTCCACCATATTCATCTAATACAATAGCCATATGTTTTTTATGGGTCAGCATTAGTTTAAATACTTTTTCTACACTCAAGGTTTGTACGACAAATACTGGATCTTTATCGATAAATGTATCGAGCCCTACAGATGTATCCATTGACCATTCGATAAACTTTTTCGAATAAAACATACCAACAATTGTATCTAAGCTATCGTCATAAACCGGATATCTTGTATAATGATGCTCCAGAATGGTATCTCGAACTTCTTCATATGTAGCTTCAATAGGAATACCTACTACTTCTGTTCTATGTGTAGACAAAACATCAGAGACATCCTTATTTGGAAAATCGAGCATTCCTTTTATGCGTTCTGATTCTTCATCTTCAAAGGTTCCATCCGTTGAAGCAAGATCAACCATAGATAGTAGCTCTTCTTTCGTAATTGTCGTTTCTGTTATAGCACCTTTTGAACCAATTCGAATAAATAAATTCGTGATTTCAGATATAAAAGCTGTAATTGGACGCAAAATGATGACAAGCAAGCGTATAAGTGGAGAAACTACATACACAACTCGATCCGAAAACGTAGCGGCAATCGTTTTGGGAAGTACTTCACAAAATAAAATAATAAACACTGTTAAAATGGCAATAGACCAACCAATATGCCATTCAAACTGCTCTGCGATCAATATTAAAATTACTGCCATACTTATATTTGCTACTGTATTTCCTACTAAGATAGTGATAATCATTCGGTCCGGCTTAGATAGTAGGGCAAGTAGTTTCTCCGATTCTGTGTCTCCCTGTTCCGCTCTTAGCTGGACCTTCGTCCTATTAACTGTCATTAACGCTGTTTCACTACCTGATAGAAAAAGGGATACAAGTACTGAAAGAGCAAAAAGTACAAATTCTATGTACAAAATTGTTGCCTCCTGTGAGTATTAATACGTTCATATGTTTTCTTACTACTATATCATATTGTGATTTTAGTTGTCACAAAACTAATATCGACCATGACTAAATTACCTATTACACACAAAACTTATGCTATACTATTTCTATTCACGAAATTTTTTGAAAAGAGGGATTGTAATGAGTCAATTAACTACATTAGACCATTATTTTACAGAAAAAAGAGAAGAACATTTAGAAGAATTAAAACAGTTTTTACGTATCCCAAGTATTTCTTCTTTATCTGAACATAAAGAGGATATGCAAAAGGGCGCTCAGTGGCTAGCTGATTCCTTAACAAAAGCAGGATTGGACAACGTCTTAGTCGATAAAACTAGCGGACATCCAGTTGTCTATGCTGATTGGTTACATGCTGAAGGCAAGCCTACAATGCTTATATACGGGCATTATGATGTTCAACCAGTAGATCCCCTTAATCTATGGGATAGCGAACCATTTGAACCTCAAATGAGGGACAATAAATTATACGCACGTGGATCAAGTGATGATAAAGGGCAAGTATTTATGCACGTAAAAGCTATTGAAGCACTTCTTCAAACAAATAAAAACTTACCTGTAAATGTTAAGTTTTTAATTGAAGGAGAAGAAGAAGTTGGTAGCCCTAATCTAGAAGAATATATTGAAAATAATAAAGCAAAACTTGCAGCAGACGTTATCGTAATTTCCGATACAGGGATGCAGGGCCCTGGACAGCCAGCAGTTTGCTACGGTTTGCGCGGGTTATGCGGCGTTCAAATTGATGTAAAAGGTGCAAAAGGTGATCTTCACTCCGGACTTTATGGTGGTGGCGTTCAAAACTCCATCCATGCATTAGTTTCTATATTAGAATCTTTCCGTGATGCTGAGGGAACAATTGAAGTAGAAGGTTTCTATGACAATGTCCGTTCTTTATCTGCAGAAGAAAGAGAAGCTTATGCCTCCCTTGGCTTCGACGAAGATGAATTGAAGGCCGAAGTTGGTGTTGATGAATTATTCGGCGAAAAAGGCTACACTCATTTAGAACGTGTCTGGGCACGCCCTACTTTAGAGATCAATGGTGTCTTCGGAGGTTTCTCTGGTGAAGGTATTAAAACAGTACTTCCAAGTGAAGCAGGTGCTAAAATCACTTGTCGATTAGTACCCGATCAAGATCCAGACGAAATTGTTGCTAAACTAAGAGCACATATTGAAAAGAACAAGCCAGTTGGAGTAACTGTTACACTAACGGAATTCGATAAAGGTAAACCGTTCATCACTCCTTTCGACCATCCTGCTATACAAGCAGCTGGGCGCAGTTACGAAAAAGTATATAACGTTCCTACAGCATATACTCGGGGCGGAGGTTCTATTCCTATTGTTGCTGCATTTGACGAAATTCTTGGACTTCCGGTCGTATTAATGGGCTTTGGCTTGTCTTCAGAAAATTTCCATGCACCTAACGAGCACTTCCATTTAGAAAACTTTGACCAAGGCCTACGTGTAATTGGGGATTACTATTTTGAGTTAGCTGAGCTTTCGAAAGAAGATTTAAAGAAATAACTATTTCAAACACATGGGTTGTCTAATCCATGTGTTTTTTAACTTTCTGTCTAGCTCCAGCGCCTAGCCCGCCTGAGTCGCTTCAGGATTTCAAGGCACACGATGTGGGTCAATCAGTCGTTGCGAAATGTTTTTTATCTTGCGACGAGCTATGCGCAGGAGCACCACGATGTCGCGAACTTAGACTGACTTCCAAAACATAGGCGCTTGCGCTTTTCTTAACATAGGAGGATTGTATGGATACAACTGGAGTTAGTTTTTTCTCCCGTAAGCTAATAGCGACCTTCATTACCACAACATTTATAGCTATGTTCATTGCCCTTTCCAATGTAGATATGGCTAGTTATGGACAGGGTAATCATTTTGTAGGCTGGACTTTCTTTTTCTGTTTGTACGTCGGAGCAGTAATCTTAGTATACGGAAATATTATTTCAATTGGGGTCGAATTATTACAAAGAAAATATTTTGCCCGTAAAAAATGGCTATATGTAGGCATACTTGGGATTTTCGGAGCATTATTTGGGATTGTTTATGAGGAAATGCCCTTAGCCATTTATAGTTTTTTTATAGCAATCTTCTTTG carries:
- a CDS encoding ABC-F family ATP-binding cassette domain-containing protein, whose amino-acid sequence is MSLLVENLGHTFGDRTLFKEVSFRLVEGEHVGLVGANGVGKSTLMNILTGEIIHDEGRVEWLPGTHYGYLDQHTRLESGRTMFDTLRDAFLPLYKKEAELNEIIGKMAEATPEELEVLLEQMAEIQDALDAGDFYSLDMKVEEVARGLGLDAIGLDRPVEALSGGQRTKVLLAKLLLEKPKVLLLDEPTNYLDEEHVNWLSNYLKNYPHAFLLISHDTEFMNGIVGVIFQLEFSKLTRYTASYEKFLELAELNKRQHIDAYEKQQDFIKKQEDFIAKNKARYSTTGRAKSRQKQLDRIERIDRPETAAKPEFSFKESRSPSRYVVEAEHLEIGYDKALLPPLTFTIERGEKIALVGMNGVGKSTLLKTILGKIPPLNGKVTRGDFLTPCYFEQEVKADNITPIEAIWETYPSMGQAQVRGALARTGLKSEHISRPLSSLSGGEQAKVRLCKLMMEETNWLIFDEPTNHLDIHAKEELKRAMTEFKGTIVLVSHEPEFYEGLVTKVWNVEEWFSTGKEVIKE
- a CDS encoding dipeptidase, yielding MSQLTTLDHYFTEKREEHLEELKQFLRIPSISSLSEHKEDMQKGAQWLADSLTKAGLDNVLVDKTSGHPVVYADWLHAEGKPTMLIYGHYDVQPVDPLNLWDSEPFEPQMRDNKLYARGSSDDKGQVFMHVKAIEALLQTNKNLPVNVKFLIEGEEEVGSPNLEEYIENNKAKLAADVIVISDTGMQGPGQPAVCYGLRGLCGVQIDVKGAKGDLHSGLYGGGVQNSIHALVSILESFRDAEGTIEVEGFYDNVRSLSAEEREAYASLGFDEDELKAEVGVDELFGEKGYTHLERVWARPTLEINGVFGGFSGEGIKTVLPSEAGAKITCRLVPDQDPDEIVAKLRAHIEKNKPVGVTVTLTEFDKGKPFITPFDHPAIQAAGRSYEKVYNVPTAYTRGGGSIPIVAAFDEILGLPVVLMGFGLSSENFHAPNEHFHLENFDQGLRVIGDYYFELAELSKEDLKK
- a CDS encoding RNA polymerase sigma factor encodes the protein MQVQLEEIYEEYNRYIYYLSLKLTKNQIEAEDLMQEVWVKVVRYESYMKEVDHVKAWLTTICMNTFRDRYRKQVRRSKYVANQPEQLDISLLDLIAADVLTVEEQLEKEDVGEMIRTKVSELDGIYQKTVMYFYVHQFSLIEIAEVMKVSIGTVKSRLFRAKQRLKELIMNDEIAKESLVLA
- a CDS encoding hemolysin family protein, encoding MYIEFVLFALSVLVSLFLSGSETALMTVNRTKVQLRAEQGDTESEKLLALLSKPDRMIITILVGNTVANISMAVILILIAEQFEWHIGWSIAILTVFIILFCEVLPKTIAATFSDRVVYVVSPLIRLLVIILRPITAFISEITNLFIRIGSKGAITETTITKEELLSMVDLASTDGTFEDEESERIKGMLDFPNKDVSDVLSTHRTEVVGIPIEATYEEVRDTILEHHYTRYPVYDDSLDTIVGMFYSKKFIEWSMDTSVGLDTFIDKDPVFVVQTLSVEKVFKLMLTHKKHMAIVLDEYGGTLGIVTHEDLIEEMIGQEIEDETDDDEEILVHEMTESRLVCAGRMEIEEVNSLFNISIVNENETIGGFVLDQLGHVPEENEQFAYEDLMVEINEMDRSRIVKLTITKREEATWPEPEKQED
- a CDS encoding SE1832 family protein, producing the protein MTKSQLQSEIAELKLDYINLQGDMEKLESNGHPTQVENAERRLAKMEEKLAELNKQLAEL
- a CDS encoding cation:proton antiporter, translating into MLDSMLFVLMFVVVLGIFSQWLAWRIRMPAIVLMSIVGLLVGPVLGIINPQESLGELFSPLISLAVAIILFEGSLNLDFREVRSFSKPLTRIVTLGAFIAWIAGSLAAHYIAGLSVAVAFVIGGLFIVTGPTVILPLLRQAKLKSRPAAILKWEGIVVDPFGALLAVFAFEAIKFINGNESFTSFLLFFTGSIFAGGLGWLLGWILGKMFEKGQIPEYLKAPVVFAVVLLVFVFSDVIMHETGLLAVTAMGITMANMHIASINDMRHFKENISVLLVSSIFVMLTASLDPSILLEIFNPQIVLFVLAMLFIVRPLSIWLSTIGTDLMNNEKILIGWIAPRGIVALTVSGYFATVLQESGYKDAEMLTALTFALVFATVIFHGFSIGWVAKKLQLVATEKPGVLIVGGNAFTAELALSLLNEKMDVLVVDNSWEQLRYARKLGVPTYAGDILSEQTEYTLDLAPFPKMIAATEMDAYNALICSNFVVELGRDALYQTASSNVSENEYHPSIGGKTLFNSSANIYDLTELVLKGFVIRKTNITEQYDYNQYLDARAKESTLLYIIRADGTLKFFTTKMELSANPGDLVVSLTPPTHIQEPNCGNTPPSKG
- a CDS encoding NAD-dependent epimerase/dehydratase family protein produces the protein MARRVAIVVGATGFTGQFLVKQLCESEEYAAVSVIVRRDFSYKHAKLDIRVKDFDKLGENDLDIADDLFCCLGTTMKKAKSKKNFERVDLEYPLRIASLAKKRGIPNFHVISAVGSNKKSLFFYSQVKGRMEEGLIEMELPHLFIYKPSLLTGDRGEFRLAERLSEGIFQLLNPLLIGPLKRMRSIEAEQLAFAMYYYAIHNKKKNITIYKPLDILNAKTSPVLEEKPISREELFNWDNRKDIFVDGEKVNK